The genomic interval GCAGGACGGAGAGCGTCCCGATCGCCGCGGCGGAGAACCGCCAGCCCAGCTCGTTGTAGCCCCAGATCTGCTCGCCGACCGCGATCATCCACTTGCCGAGCGGCGGGTGCACCACGTACGCGGCGGTGTTGTTCTTCTCGTCCCATTCGATGCCGCGCAGCAGCAGGTTGTGCGCGTCGGTGGCGTAGTAGATCTCGTCGAAGATCTTGCCCTTGGGATTGCTCAGCCCGACGAAGCGGAGAATGCCGGCGATCAGCACCACCACGGCGGTGGCCAGCCAGGACCACGGTTCGAGCCGGGCGTCGAACGGGGCCAGCCGGCGGCTGATGATCGCCGGTATGCCCCCGCCGGGACGCTCGGTGCGCTCGGTGGTGGCCGTCCCGCCCGGGGTGGCCGAGACCACCTCGACCACCGGGGCCGGCGGCGGCCCGGCGGTGCCCGGGCTCTCGGTCTGCGCTGTCGACGCCAGAGTCACCCCGTGATCGTAGGCTGCGATGGTGTGAAACGGGGCACGACGCTCGCTATCTGCGATGACAGTTATCGATGAAGGAGTCAGCTGGTGGGAAAATCGCCCGGTAACGGCCGGCTGATCCTGCTTGGCGCGCCGCTCGGCAACCCCGGCGACGCCTCGGCACGGCTGCGGGACGCCCTCGGCGAGGCCGACATCGTCGCCGCCGAGGACACCCGCCGGCTGACCCGGCTGGCCCGGGACCTGGGCGTGACCATCACCGGCAAGATCGTGTCGTACTTCGAGGGCAACGAGGAACGCCGTACCCCGGACCTGGTCGACGCCGCCGGAGACGGCGCCCTGGTGGCGCTGGTGACCGACGCCGGCATGCCGAGCGTCTCCGACCCCGGCTACCGGCTGGTCCGGGCCGCGCTCGACGCGGGGGTGCCGGTCACCGTGGCGCCCGGCCCGAGCGCGGTCACCACCGCGCTCGCGCTCTCCGGCCTGCCCACCGACCGCTTCTGCTTCGAGGGCTTCCTGCCCCGCACCGGCGGCCCGCGCCGGGCCCGGCTGCGGGCGCTCGCCGCCGAGGAGCGCACCCTGGTCTTCTTCGAGGCGCCGCACCGGGTGGCCGGTGCGCTCGCCGACCTGGCCGCCGCGTTCGGCCCGGAGCGGCCGGCGGCGCTCTGCCGCGAGCTGACCAAGACCTACGAGGAGGTGCTGCGCCGCCCGCTCGGCGAGCTGGCGACCTGGGCCGCCACCGGCGAGCCGCGCGGCGAGATCACCCTGGTCGTGGCGGGCGCCCCGGCGGTCGCCGCGCCGGTCCCGGCCGCCGCCGACCTGCGCGCCGCGGTCGCCGACCTGGAGGCCGAGGGTACGTCCCGACGCGACGCCATCGCCGCCGTCGCCACGGAGTACGGGTTGCGCAGGCGGGACGTCTACTCCGCCGTGCACCCCCCGACGTCGGGCTGATCCCTCGCCCGCCGGAAGGTCAGTAGGCGGCGACCAGGAAACCGGCGGTGAGCAGCAGTGGGCCGGCGACGCTGACCAGGGCGGCGGCGTGCCGGTTGCGCCGCTCCGGCAGCCGCAGCGCCCCGGTGGTCCAACCGGCTCCCGCGCAGCAGAGCAGTACCATCCCGAGGCCGAGTACCCAGCGCAGGCGCAGCAGGCCGGTGCCGACGCCGACGTACGCCTTTCCGCTCTCCGTACCGGTCATCCGGGCGGTGAGCCGGCTGCCGAACTCCCGGTGCGCCCCGTCGACCCCGACCAGCCGGACGTCGTGCACCCGCAGCAGCCCGCTGTCGGCGCGGAACTCGCCCCGGCAGTGCTGCCCGAGTCCCCGGCCGGTGCAGGTCTCCACCGTCGCCGTGCCCAGTTCGCCGTGACCGACGGCGAGCCAGAAGGGTTCGGCGCTGACCCAGGCGAAGAAGCTGGCGACCAGGGAGCAGAGGATCATGCCGGCGAGCCCCAGCGCCGGGTTCCGCTGCCGTTTCGGCGGTCGGGGTACCCGTTGCCGGGCGGCGGTCGCGGCCGGGTCCTTCGGCCGGCCGTACCAGGTCCGGGGGGTCGGCTGCACGGGTGTGCCGTCCCAGTGGACCTCCTCGATCGGCAGCCAGAAGTCGTCCTCGTCGACCGTCTCCTGGTCCGATCCGGGTGCGGCGGTCGGCAGCGCGCCGGTCGGCCCGTTCCAGGTCGGTACCGCCCGGGGCGCCCGCTGGGGCAGCATCGCGAGCGGTGCCCCGGTGGTCGGCTCGATCCCGGACGGGCCGGCGAGCGTGCCGGGGGCTCCGAGCCAGGCGGAGCCGAGCGCGGGGGTGGCACCCCGGAACGGTCCGGCCGGCGCCGGCTCGTGTTCCGGGGCGGGCCGCTGCCGTGGTTGCCCGTCGGCGGGTACGGGGGCGGTCTCGGCCGCCGCCGACGGCTGGGGCTCGGCCTCGGAAGGGCACGTTTCCGCTGCTTGCTGGCGACCCTCGTGGCCCGTCACCCGTCCATTGGACAACGCTGATCCGGCCCGCGACGGCAGCGCGACACGCGTGTCGAAGGAGAAAAAAGTCGGATATCAGTCTGAATATTGGCAGGTTAGGCGATCTTTCCGCAAAGCGACCGTCGATGCGGCCGGGGTACGGCGTTGGTTCGCGGTACTCCGAGCGTGGTCACTAGGCTTGCTTCCCATGAGTCACGTTCTCGCGGCGGTTGCCTGGCCGTACGCCAACGGCCCGCGCCACATCGGCCATGTCTCCGGCTTCGGGGTCCCCTCCGACGTGTTCAGCCGGTACATGCGGATGGCGGGGCACGACGTACTCATGATCAGCGGTACCGACGAGCACGGCACGCCGATCCAGGTGCAGGCGGACAAGGAGGGGGTCACCCCGCGCGAGCTGGCCGACCGCTACAACCGGGTTATCGTCGAGGACCTGCACGGGCTCGGTCTCTCCTACGACCTCTTCACCCGGACCACCACCCGCAACCACTACGCGGTGGTGCAGGAGCTGTTCGAGACGCTGCACCGCAACGGCTACATCGTCCCCAAGGTCACCATGGGGGCGATCTCGCCGTCGACCGGCCGTACCCTGCCGGACCGCTACATCGAGGGCACCTGCCCGATCTGCGGCTATCCGCACGCCCGGGGCGACCAGTGCGACAACTGCGGCAACCAGCTCGACCCGATCGACCTGGTCAACCCGCGCTCGAAGATCAACGGCGAGACGCCGCAGTTCGTCGAGACCGAGCACTTCTTCCTCGACCTGCCCGCCTTCGCGCAGGCGCTGGCGAAGTGGCTGGACGGCCGGGAGGGCTGGCGGCCGAACGTACTGCGCTTCTCCAAGAACCTGCTGGACGACCTCCAGCCCCGCGCGATCACCCGCGACCTGGAGTGGGGCGTACCGATCCCGCTGGAGGGCTGGCGCGACCGCAGCGACAAGCGGATCTACGTCTGGTTCGACGCGGTGATCGGCTACCTGTCGGCGTCGATCGAGTGGGCCCGGCGCTCCGGCGACCCGGAGGCGTGGCGGCGTTGGTGGGCGGCGGACGCCGAGGGGAAGGACGCCCGGGGCTACTACTTCATGGGCAAGGACAACATCGTCTTCCACTCGGTGATCTGGCCGGCGCTGCTGCTCGGCTACGACGGCGAGGGTGACCGGGGCGGCGAGCCGGGCGGCCTGGGCCGGCTCAACCTGCCGACCGAGGTGGTCTCCAGCGAGTTCCTGACCATGGAGGGGAAGAAGTTCTCCTCGTCCCGGCAGGTCGTGATCTACGTACGCGACTTCCTGGCCCGGTACGACGCCGACGCGCTGCGCTACTTCATCGCCGTCGCCGGCCCGGAGAGCCAGGACACCGACTTCACCTGGGCGGAGTTCCTGCGCCGCAACAACGACGAGCTGGTCGCCGGCTGGGGCAACCTGGTCAACCGCTCGATCTCGATGGCCGCGAAGAACTTCGGCGCGATCCCGCCGATCGACCCGGCCGGCCTGACCGAGGCCGACGAGGCGCTGCTCGCCACCGCGCGGGCCGGGTTCGGCACCGTCGGCGAGCTGATCGCCAAGCACCGGCAGAAGCAGGCGATCGGCGAGGCGATGCGGGTGGTCGCCGAGGCGAACAAGTACCTCTCCGAGCAGGCCCCGTGGAAGCTGAAGAGCGAGGCCGACAAGCCCCGGATGGGGACCGTCCTGCACGTCGCGCTCCAGGTGGTCAGCGACGCCAACACCCTGCTCACGCCCTTCCTGCCGCACTCGGCGCAGCGGGTGCACGAGCTGCTCGGCGGCACCGGCGTACACGCGCCGATGCCGTCGATCGTGGAGGTCGACGACCTCGACGGCGGGCCGTCGTACCCGGTGCTGACCGGGGACTACACGGTCGGGGCGAAGTGGGAGTCGGTGCCGGTCGAGGCGGGGCGGGCGCTCTCCGCGCCGAAGCCGGTCTTCCGCAAGCTCGACCCGTCGATCGTGGACGAGGAACTCGCCCGACTCGGTGATTGATCCA from Plantactinospora sp. BC1 carries:
- the rsmI gene encoding 16S rRNA (cytidine(1402)-2'-O)-methyltransferase — its product is MGKSPGNGRLILLGAPLGNPGDASARLRDALGEADIVAAEDTRRLTRLARDLGVTITGKIVSYFEGNEERRTPDLVDAAGDGALVALVTDAGMPSVSDPGYRLVRAALDAGVPVTVAPGPSAVTTALALSGLPTDRFCFEGFLPRTGGPRRARLRALAAEERTLVFFEAPHRVAGALADLAAAFGPERPAALCRELTKTYEEVLRRPLGELATWAATGEPRGEITLVVAGAPAVAAPVPAAADLRAAVADLEAEGTSRRDAIAAVATEYGLRRRDVYSAVHPPTSG
- the metG gene encoding methionine--tRNA ligase, translating into MSHVLAAVAWPYANGPRHIGHVSGFGVPSDVFSRYMRMAGHDVLMISGTDEHGTPIQVQADKEGVTPRELADRYNRVIVEDLHGLGLSYDLFTRTTTRNHYAVVQELFETLHRNGYIVPKVTMGAISPSTGRTLPDRYIEGTCPICGYPHARGDQCDNCGNQLDPIDLVNPRSKINGETPQFVETEHFFLDLPAFAQALAKWLDGREGWRPNVLRFSKNLLDDLQPRAITRDLEWGVPIPLEGWRDRSDKRIYVWFDAVIGYLSASIEWARRSGDPEAWRRWWAADAEGKDARGYYFMGKDNIVFHSVIWPALLLGYDGEGDRGGEPGGLGRLNLPTEVVSSEFLTMEGKKFSSSRQVVIYVRDFLARYDADALRYFIAVAGPESQDTDFTWAEFLRRNNDELVAGWGNLVNRSISMAAKNFGAIPPIDPAGLTEADEALLATARAGFGTVGELIAKHRQKQAIGEAMRVVAEANKYLSEQAPWKLKSEADKPRMGTVLHVALQVVSDANTLLTPFLPHSAQRVHELLGGTGVHAPMPSIVEVDDLDGGPSYPVLTGDYTVGAKWESVPVEAGRALSAPKPVFRKLDPSIVDEELARLGD